Within the Maribacter sp. BPC-D8 genome, the region CTTGTGCAAGAACACTCCAAAGATTACGCAACGCTTTTATCTTAGAAATTTCAAAGAAATAATTACCACCTACAGCTATCTTAAAATCTATACTTTTAAGTTTAGAGAGATTTCCGCGCTCTTGTAAAATATTTAAATATTCATTGGCATGAGATAAAGCATCTGCCAATTGTTGCACCATGTCTGCACCAGCATTTTGGTAAAGAGAAACATCTACACTCAATAAATTATCAATATTAAGTGTCGCTAAATCATTAACTAGATTAATATCTGAAGGCATAGATTCATACCAATTTCCAGATCTCGCCAAATTACCAATAGGATCAACTTGAAAATGTATCTTATTAGCATCGGTAACCTTATCTAGAGTTTGAGTAATGTAATCTTTAGACAAAAATTGCATATCAAAATAAACATTGATAGCATTTAGATCAATATTGTTCAAAACAACTGAAGTATCTACTGCACCGGTCGGTATAACAAAACGAATAGCTTCTGCCCCTTTTGCTATATATTTCAGTGCTTTTTCATTAGCCATTATAGCATTACCTGCGTAGATAACCTGACCAATATTCCAAGAAGTTATATTTGAAGAACCAACTGTTATGTGCTCTAAATCTTCGGCATGGTAAAAAGGTTTTACCTTAATACCTTCAGGAGAATTCCATACCACTTCTTCATTATAATCTTTCCCCTTTAAATCATATTGAATTTTCTGTTTCCATTCTTTTTCAGAAACGGGATTGAAATTTTCGAATAAGGTCTTACCCTTCATACAAGACGGAGTTTAATTAAAAAACAAGTTTGCTTAATGTGCATTGAAAATGTATCAAACGCAGTCTTTCAAAGATACGATAAGTAAATTGTGTTCTAAATAGGGCCTACTCTATACCTTCCGCATTAAGATTACGAACATCTTCTGTTTCTATTCTAGACAACTCTTTCAACTCTTCTTTTTCGAAAAGAGCTGGAAGCTCTTTTAGTGGAGTACCAACAGGAGCTTCCCAATTAATATAATCTTGAAAACGAATACCGTCGATAGTTCTTGGGTTATATGCACTTCTAAAACGTACACCCCCATTATTAGTACTATAACTGTACGCTAGATAATTTATATAGTTTGATTTTTTATTTACCCAATACATAAAAATATCATCGTGGTCTTTACCACCACCCTCTTTACCGAAAGTGACCCTTATAACATCATAATCTTCACCTTTAATAACGGTTTCACCAACATCTTTTTTATGTACTGCCTTATCGTTTAGTTTATGTGGTAATGTAGCAAAATAGATAACCGAGTTTAAGGCATTACTATGTATTGAAATATCCTTTTCAGAGAGGTCGACTATTTTGTCATTAATAGTTCTACTAAATGAACCATTTTTAAAATTATCTTCAATTCTATTGCCTAGACTATCTTTAAAATTAACACGATAAGCAGAACCGCCAGCATTATTAAACATGTATAATTTATCTCTAAATACAAATTCATAATTGGCACTATCATAGCGACCTCCGCCATGTGCTTTAATAGTATTTTGCACTATTGTCGCTGCGCTTTCCTTATCTAATTCTTGCGTAGATTGTTCACTTTCCCCTTCACTATTATTACGTTTATCAACATCTTTACAACCAACAATCGATAAAAAAATAACTCCGAAAACAATACTTAAAAACTTATTCATATTATAAATAATAAAATTAAAAATGAATGATAAATATCTATTGAACACTTAATGATTTGAAAAATAATAGTCGAATGAGATAGTTATACCTAACGCGCCAAAGTTATTATATAAAAGAACGGCTTAGCAGTTCGGTTATCATAATTAATGTTAATAAGAAACTAATTTTCAAATATAGAAAGTTAGCAATAAAAAGAAACCGCACTAAGCATCATCTTGTGATAATGGTTAGTACGGTTTACCTGTCTCACCTATATTAATATAAGCAAGACTATATGCGATATGCGATAAGCGTTATTCTTGATTTACAACAAAAGCATGAATTACACCTGGCAGCCATGCTAACATGGTTAATAGTATACTAATTAACAATGTTGTACCAATACCATGCTTTAGAAAAACAGCTAATGGTGGTAATAATATATTTAAAATTATAGTGAGTAATGACATATTTTTA harbors:
- a CDS encoding methylmalonyl-CoA mutase subunit beta codes for the protein MKGKTLFENFNPVSEKEWKQKIQYDLKGKDYNEEVVWNSPEGIKVKPFYHAEDLEHITVGSSNITSWNIGQVIYAGNAIMANEKALKYIAKGAEAIRFVIPTGAVDTSVVLNNIDLNAINVYFDMQFLSKDYITQTLDKVTDANKIHFQVDPIGNLARSGNWYESMPSDINLVNDLATLNIDNLLSVDVSLYQNAGADMVQQLADALSHANEYLNILQERGNLSKLKSIDFKIAVGGNYFFEISKIKALRNLWSVLAQAYDISIPCHIITQPSRRNKTIYDYNVNLLRTTTECMSAVLGGSDAVFNLNYNSEYKKDNDFAERIAFNQLILLKEESYFDKVENPAEGSYYIETISTQLAEKALILFKTIEKDGGFLKQLKNHTIQNRIADSAQKQQEKFNTKKTVLVGSNAFQNENDKMAQEIELYPFVKKNPRKTLITPIIEKRLAEELEQNRLSHE
- a CDS encoding DUF6503 family protein, with the translated sequence MNKFLSIVFGVIFLSIVGCKDVDKRNNSEGESEQSTQELDKESAATIVQNTIKAHGGGRYDSANYEFVFRDKLYMFNNAGGSAYRVNFKDSLGNRIEDNFKNGSFSRTINDKIVDLSEKDISIHSNALNSVIYFATLPHKLNDKAVHKKDVGETVIKGEDYDVIRVTFGKEGGGKDHDDIFMYWVNKKSNYINYLAYSYSTNNGGVRFRSAYNPRTIDGIRFQDYINWEAPVGTPLKELPALFEKEELKELSRIETEDVRNLNAEGIE
- a CDS encoding YqaE/Pmp3 family membrane protein, with the translated sequence MSLLTIILNILLPPLAVFLKHGIGTTLLISILLTMLAWLPGVIHAFVVNQE